A single region of the Lycium barbarum isolate Lr01 chromosome 2, ASM1917538v2, whole genome shotgun sequence genome encodes:
- the LOC132627907 gene encoding uncharacterized protein LOC132627907, translating to MNARVRTSLQSMKTPSKNVKEKVEMQGNKKMGTEKTPINRRKAIRERKMALLQDVDKLKKKLRHEENVHRALERAFTRPLGALPRLPPYLPPNTLELLAEVAVLEEEVVRLEEKVVHFRQGLYQEAVYISSSKRNMDNVTDTIEQNQVKSPKQKQTKLSPQLESNSASFSGRHLPSLSDDSCLKENNSWSSTKSKHRSVNATVKTVRTPAKKKRVDPQKLQMEDQVMYQGSLEERIFVTQDRKPSSDESPNTISENILKCLSNIFLRMSSRKNRSTADTLPSLTGYNSCESIEKKEFGDPYRICSKFERRDIGPYKHLYAVEASSINPNRTTISVFLVRRLKLLLEKLASANLQGLTHQEKLAFWINIYNSCMMNAFLEYGLPESPEMVVALMQKATINVSGHLLNAITIEHFILRLPYHSKFTFAKGVKNDEMTARSIFGLEFSEPLVTFALSCGSFSSPAVRVYTAANIENELQVAKKEYLQASVGVSTSKKLVAIPKLLDWYLLDFAKDLESLLDWICLQLPNERGKEAINCLDRRNNEPLSQVLQIVPYEFSFRYLLHM from the exons ATGAATGCTAGAGTGAGGACTAGTTTGCAGTCTATGAAAACTCCATCCAAGAATGTAAAG GAGAAAGTGGAAATGCAAGGAAACAAGAAAATGGGTACTGAGAAAACACCTATAAATAGACGAAAAGCAATCAGAGAAAGAAAGATGGCATTGTTACAAGAT GTTGATAAGCTAAAGAAGAAACTCAGGCATGAGGAAAATGTCCATAGAGCTCTCGAAAGGGCATTTACTCGACCCCTCGGTGCTCTTCCTCGTCTTCCTCCTTATCTCCCTCCGAAT ACACTGGAGCTTCTTGCTGAAGTGGCTGTTTTGGAGGAGGAAGTCGTTAGGCTCGAGGAGAAAGTTGTGCATTTCAGGCAAGGATTGTATCAGGAAGCCGTCTATATTTCGTCTTCCaagaggaatatggataatgtgacaGATACCATTGAACAAAATCAAGTAAAGAGTCCGAAGCAGAAGCAAACAAAGTTATCACCCCAACTGGAATCGAATTCAGCTTCATTCTCGGGAAGACATTTGCCTTCTCTCTCTG ATGACAGCTGCTTAAAAGAGAACAACTCATGGTCTTCCACGAAAAGCAAGCACCGATCAGTAAATGCGACTGTGAAAACTGTCAGAACTCCTGCTAAGAAGAAGCGCGTAGATCCTCAGAAATTGCAG ATGGAGGACCAAGTAATGTACCAGGGGAGTCTGGAAGAGAGAATTTTTGTTACTCAAGATAGAAAACCGTCATCAGATGAAAGTCCAAACACAAtctctgaaaatattttgaaATGCTTGTCGAATATTTTCCTCAGAATGAGCTCTAGGAAGAACAGGAGTACAGCAGATACTTTGCCTTCATTGACAGGATATAATTCATGTGAGAGCATTGAGAAGAAAGAGTTTGGAGATCCTTATAGAATATGTTCAAAATTTGAAAGGAGAGATATCGGTCCATATAAACATTTATATGCAGTTGAAGCTTCTTCTATCAATCCAAATCGAACAACAATATCTGTTTTCCTAGTTCGTAGACTAAA ACTTTTGCTCGAGAAACTTGCATCAGCAAATTTACAGGGCCTTACCCACCAAGAAAAGCTCGCTTTCTGGATCAACATTTACAATTCATGCATGATGAAT GCCTTCCTGGAGTATGGCCTACCTGAGAGCCCTGAAATGGTTGTGGCATTGATGCAAAAG GCAACAATAAATGTTAGTGGCCACTTGCTTAATGCCATAACCATTGAGCATTTCATTCTGAGGTTGCCTTATCACTCGAAATTC ACTTTTGCAAAGGGCGTAAAGAATGATGAGATGACCGCACGCAGCATCTTTGGTTTGGAGTTCTCTGAACCACTGGTGACATTTGCGCTCTCTTGTGGAAGTTTCTCCTCTCCTGCT GTGAGAGTATACACCGCAGCAAATATTGAAAATGAGCTTCAAGTTGCAAAGAAAGAGTATTTGCAAGCATCCGTTGGCGTTTCAACATCAAAGAAATTGGTAGCTATACCAAAGCTGTTGGACTGGTATCTGCTAGATTTTGCAAAGGATCTAGAGTCGCTACTTGATTGGATATGCCTTCAACTTCCAAACGAACGTGGAAAAGAAGCAATTAACTGCCTAGACAGAAGGAATAACGAGCCTCTTTCGCAGGTTCTTCAGATAGTGCCATATGAATTTAGTTTCCGGTACCTTTTACACATGTAA